The following nucleotide sequence is from Apium graveolens cultivar Ventura chromosome 4, ASM990537v1, whole genome shotgun sequence.
atgaagaaaatgcagcatttccattctggtgcaaactgggaagtattcaaagattcacagctaaacctaaattgcattggatagagaaatgatGAAGAAActtgtgaagaatcttttaattgtattttacagttttgtcttcacttgtaaacttggtgatatatataaacaaagtagcagctagtaattaggtggtgaattttccagagctgtttagaaaaatccagagagaaaatcatctagtttgtactaggacgcagctgtgatttaattctttgaatcacagattttctgaaataacacatctctggtggaacaacaaatccacttgaaaagtttttaagttctttgtgatctttacattagtgtttgaatatatatctgtctgtattagcttcaagcaattcacacacatttgttcactaaaacacttagccttagaaactgctcaaaacttaaaaaagtttttagatttacattcaaccccccttctgtaaatctcattgttagtccactgggaataacaaagtccaaatgcaaatctattcagacactgaaaggaaatgatgatggaaatgatgaccagggaaactctaacaagggtagaggtcaaggtcaaggcaaaggactttcatcaagtaaagctagaattacaagtcaaggaacaagttctgatactgggagaagaataagttctgatattggtaaaatgataagttctggtgaacatctggaacttgctgaagaaatttcaaaggagttatttcttaaggaaaatccaggaatggactttgagagtctaaaggaagaagaagctagactcaaagaagaaggtgtcaagacaaaatctaaagcttctgttgttgaaaagaaatttccaaaacctaatggtattgtgataaaggaaagaatgAATTATGAGGCAATCAAAGTtaaatcacaaatggaaattgatccaaggtccaagggcaaagaaaaagttgatgaacctgtaaaggtttatatgccagtcatggatgaagaaataattgatgatgaagaagatgctaatcttactctgatgcataagaagatttttcaaacaacctctgacatggttcatgttgttcagagtcaagatgtagtaagttctgatataatagtgaagcaagcaacctctgacatagatcaagttgacttgatatcagaagataaggaaaaggaaacctctaacattgctcatgttaaaccttcaaagatactcctaccaggattcaccaaagctaaacaggctcaacctttgaagactgcaacaagtggttttgaagcaagagttgttacaggaaaggaagcaagagataaatctggattgggtagttctgatgaaagaagagtacataacactaccaatgatctaacttccttaagtgaaccaggtgttggagcaactcctgaaagattgaatcgacttgaatctgtacaaatggtttaccatacctttttgaaagaacatatcttgttatattttatgacagatggaagggtataccagattaggcagaatgctataccactgaagtattttaaGGAACTGGAACAtattctattcctacttcaagtgaatgacagattaacagatagtgctgcaggttatttaaagtctcaaattcaaagacagaagcagctttattctgtaaagtctaacagcacatactgtcccaagtacagagatcataaaggtgatattgtcgaaatgaagcctaactctgctaagatcataactacttttctgggttttaaggctgtggaattcaatttagagtctgacaaggcacatctaatcagactagatcaggaggtaagaaaagctaagataaatgatctcagagcaactatttttcaaactgctgaagatacaactgaattgataaatgctaaaaggaggatggtcaatgaacttgaatatgctgagagatgtttgttgaagaactatctcagaacaactcctcatatcaaagagatcagaaattgaagccaagtcaaagatctacaactgcttagattctgaagtgtatacagactgaagctgattatcagaagttaaagatggtaaaacTGAAAGGACtataagttatagttatctagtcaaattctcatgcatttgtacttaatatttttgacatgatcaaatatatgttgaacttgtatattatgttaatttacaagttgggggagattgttagatatatttgataatgtcatgtgtaatatgatttgtgtttagttttcagatcttacctaacaggacaaatcagtacttaactggaaatcagcacttatactgaagacagaacttaagatatcagaacttaagttatcagaagatatttatcaggagataatatcaggacttaagatgactttcagataaggcagacAGCTGatagaaaggaaagaagatcgagactaagatagaaagaaatatgcatgaagaaagaattctatgaagaatagaatacttggaagaaaagataactagttgatatattttaggaagcagagttatattccatatcaattagaatttatcttgtaactgtgtagtatataaacacaggcatagggtttacactaaaagtgttatcattatcgaagttattattttttgtaaccctagcagctctcgtgataattttttcatcactgagagaggacagttccatattgtaacagagtttattgtgttgaataaaatctgttttctgttacttgagttcttatattcgatttgattgtagtaaacactgtattcaacccccttctacagtgtgtgtgacctaacaataagTTTATATCTTCTTTGTTCAATTATAAGCCAAATACTTTCAAAGTTAATTAAAATCCAAGTAAACACATTTACCCGCCCATGTGTTATATTTTACTGCACCATAATAATGCCAGATATACCAGAAAAAACTCTTTTGCCTCAGATATTGCCCTCAAAGGGTAATTAACCACTCCGAACATTCAGCAAGTTGAAACAATATTAAAACTTACTATGTGGAATCGGCTTGATAAGCATATCATCTAGGTTATCAGCAGTACCCACTTTGCTCACCTTGATTCTCTTCTAACTTCTTAAAAATGATATCTCACATCTATGTGCTTAGTCCGCTCATGATGGACCTGATCATGTGTAGACCCAAATCACTGACCAAACCTTTTAACCGAATTTCTTCTTTTGAGGCTTTTGTCAATACCATGTACTCTACTTCTGTAGTAGACAAAGTCACTGTAGGTTGCAAAGTAGCTTTCCAACTGACAATTGAACCACCCAGAGTGAAAGCATAATAAGTCATAGATCTTCTACTATCAACATTTCCAGCATAATCAGAGTCTGAAAACCCTGTCACCAAACACTCTGTATCACCACTATATTTGGGACCAACATCAGATATACCTTTCAAGTACTGAAACACCCTCTTCACAATATGTCAATGCTCCTTGCCTGGATCACCCATAAATCTACTAATAACACTGATATGTTATGCAAGATCGCGTCTAGTGCACACCATTGCATATATCAAGCTTCCTACTGCACTAGCACTGGAAACTCGAGACATGTACTCCTTCTTCTCAGCGGACTTAGGTGCATAAGCAACAGACAAATGTGCATTTGTAGCACTAAGAGTATTTGTGGTTTTTGCTGTAGGCATGCCAAACCTTGATAAAATCTTATGAATGTATCCCTTCTGTGACAAGAAGAGTTTTCTTTTGCTTTTATCC
It contains:
- the LOC141718730 gene encoding secreted RxLR effector protein 161-like → MPTAKTTNTLSATNAHLSVAYAPKSAEKKEYMSRVSSASAVGSLIYAMRVFQYLKGISDVGPKYSGDTECLVTGFSDSDYAGNVDSRRSMTYYAFTLGGSIVSWKATLQPTVTLSTTEVEYMVLTKASKEEIRLKGLVSDLGLHMIRSIMSGLST